TACGACTGCAAAGGAAATACGAAAATTTCATCGGCAAATCATTATGGCTTAATTATCGCGGTTCGGTCCCTTCATGGAAGGGAATTGAAGTTAAGCGGCGCTTTTCGGAAGACGAGTTAATTAAAAATTTGGCTGAAACGGATTTGGTGATTCTTTTGGATGCGTTTAGATTGTCGCATCATTTTTATCGAAAATTTAAAGGACCGATTTTTCAAATCGTCTGGGGTTCGCCTCCGGAATATTTGGGGGATTCGGGCGGGTTTTGGGCCTTTGCGATCGGGGACAAGGATAGAGTTGGCGTAAGCATTGTTCGGCGCTCTTCTCAATTCGACAATTTTTTCGTTTTGGCGGACAAAAAAATTGAATGTGATGAATTTGAAAATCTCAGAACAATAAAAATAAAGCAGGTGGTTGAAATGGAACGATTGTTGCCTGAAAAAATAAAATCATTTATAGGAGAACGGGAAGAGACGCTAGTGAAAGAAAGAAGAACGGAGTATTGTCGTATCTTTCGAGCGCCAACGTTCCGGGAATATCGCAGATTTCTTAAAATGAAAAGGATAAATTCTTTCCCAAAAAATTCGTATTCTGAAAAGCAATGCGTAATCAAATAAAAATATGGATATTTCAAAAAGAAAAGTTTTAATTTTTTCTCTTGCGGGATTGCTTTCGTCTCTTTTTTTGCATGAGCGAAATTTATATTCGGACGCGGCCTTTCCCATCTCCGTTCGCGTCACCTTATTGCGTTTTTTTATTATCGCCTTCCCTTTATTGCTGGGCTTTCTGATTGCCAAACAAAAAAAACTTAATTTGCCCAAAATTATTTTTTTGATTTTATGGACAATATTCATCCCTTATACGATTTATTCAATATCGGAAATAAGGCATGTGGCGGAATTATGCAGATTGCCTGAAAATATTTTTTATACCGAGATGTGCCTTGAGCGAGCATGGTCGTTAATCCCCACTTTTATATATGCTTTTGGCGGAGTGATGATTTTCGTTTTTTCCGTTGTTCAAGTCGCTTCATCTCTTTACTCAAAATCAATCAAAAAACAGCTATGCATTCTTGCCCTGTGCGCTTACGCTTCATTCGCCAGCGTTTTCGGATTATATACCAGATTTAATGTTTGGGATGGAATACTCCATCCGGTCACGGCGGTGAAATTAGCCGTAGACTCTTTTTCTCTCCCCTGGTTTATATCAAATTTTCTTATTTTCACTTTGTTTTTCATGGGTATTGTTTTCGTGGTCAATAAAATTTTAAGACACGCGAAGGAATATATTGCTGAATAAAAATTTTATATAAAAAAACCGTCACCGCTGCCTGCCGGCAGAATTTCTCGGGAATGACAGACAGGTGATGGCTTTTTGCTTGAGGTGAGGTTGACTGGGAGGGGTTTTGTTCGTAGAATGAATTGAGGTGGCTATAGAAGTTAGTTAGGTGCAATAATATGAGAATAGAACCAAATGTTTCCACAATTTACGAAAATAAATTCCCTCAAAATTTTGTTAATGATGTTAACGGCTGGGCTTTTTCCCAAAATGAAATGAAAGATAATTTTGGAAAGCTTTTAACATTAGATATTGATTTTGGAAGTTTTTGTAATCTTAATTGCCCACATTGTTTTAGAAAAAACAATAATGTTGATTTTGGCAAAAACAAGATAATTGATTACGACAACATAGTGAATATTGTCAAAGAGGGCAAAAAATTAGGGTTGAAATCTGTTAAATTTCTCGGGGCCGGTGAACCTTTTCAAGAAAAAAGATTTTTGGAATTTTTGAGAGAACTAAAAAAATTGGATATTATCCCGCTTATTTTTACAAAAGGGCATGTTATTGGCGACGATAATGAGGTTAAAAAATGGTATTCTCAATATGGCATTTCCACCGGTGAAGAATTAGTTGAAGAATTGAAGAAAGTAAACGCCAGCATTTTATTGGGTTTTAATTCCTTTGATACAGAAATTCAAGATAAAATGATAGGTAATATCAAGGGTTATACTTTGAAAAGAAATCGCGCTTTAGAACTTTTAGCTAAGGCGGGTTTTAATAAACACAACCCAACAAAACTTTGTCTGGCCGCGAACCCGATCACCAATGATAATTACGAGGAAATTTTTGAAATATACAAATGGGGCAGAATTAGAAATATGTATGTTATTGTTTGTCCGACAATGATAAGCGGCAGGTGTGCCAAAGAATTTGAGTGGCATAAAATTACCCCCTCCCCAGAAGAATTGATTGAATTGTACGTAAAAATTTATAAATTCAATCTTGAAAAAGGTATAATTACAATGAAGCAGCTTGAGGATGAGGGCATTGCTCCTTATGCCGGCGGTCATCCATGCAATCAGGTCGCTTGCGGCATGTATGTGACATTAACAGGCAAGGTTTTGAGATGCCCGGGCGATGATAGAACTTTATTGGGTGATATTTGGAGCGAATCGTTGAGAGATATTTGGTTCAAGTCGGAAAATTATGAGAGAGCAGGAACATTTAATTGCGTTTGTCCGCCAAAGTTTGGGAAGTCCATCCCGTGTGATTTATTTACAAAAGTGATGACGCGATTAAAAAAGGACAATGATTAACGTCCTCATCGCACTCAAAAAAAACCGCCACTGCTTTGAGATTCCCGCCTGCCTGCCGGCAGGCTTTCGCGGGAATGACAGACAGGTGTGGCGGTTTTTTATTGAAGCTAATTGTTTCATGATCCATGATTCATGTTCCATGCTCCATGACGTTTATCGCGCGTACTCAATCACTCTGTTTTCTCTAATCACAGTGACTTTGATTTCACCCGGATATTTAAGCTCGTCTTCAATGTTCTTCGCTATTTGCTGAGCGATTTTGTGAGCGTCAATGTCATTGATCACTTCCGGCTGGACGAAAACTCGAATTTCTCGGCCGGCCTGAATGGCATAAGCTTTTTCCACGCCTTCCAATTTGGTGGCAATGTTTTCCAGCTCTTCCAATCTCTGCAAATAATTTTCATAAGTGTCTTTTCTGGCTCCGGGTCTGGCGCCGCTGATGGCGTCGGCCGCTTTGACGATAATCGCTTCCAAGGTGGTAGGTTTATCTTCGTGATGAGTCAGAATCGGAATGATTATTTCCTCGGGCAGATTGAATTTTTTGGCAATGTCTCTGCCGATCTCGGGGTGAGTGCCTTGGATTTCATGATCCACGGCTTTGCCGATGTCATGCAAGAAGCCCGCTTTTTTGGCCACGGTCACGTCAGCGCCCAGCTGTTCCGCCAAAAGCGAGGACAGGTGAGCCACTTCCATGGAGTGCTGCAGGACGTTTTGTCCGTAACTCGTTCTGTATTTCAATCGGCCGATTATCTGGACCAGTTTCGGGTCGAGGCCGGCAATGCCAACTTGATAGCAAGCTTCTTCGCCCGCTTTTTTTATTTCCAGCGCCAATTCTCTTTTGGCTTCTGCAATGCCTTCTTCGATTTTCGCCGGATGAATGCGTCCATCAATGATCAGTTTTTCCAGAGCTCGCTTCGCCACCTCGCGTCTGATCGGACTGAAAGACGAAACGGTGATCACTTCGGGCGTGTCATCAACCACGATTTCCACGCCGGTCAATTGCTCGAAGGTTCTGATGTTTCTGCCTTCTCGGCCGATGATTCTGCCTTTCATTTCGTCAGAAGGCAGAGAGACCGTTGACGTGGTGATTTCCACGGCTTGACTGGCGGCGCAACGCTGAATCACATTGGCCAGCATCTTTTTTGCTTGGCGATCCAATTCCAGCGAGGCTTCCTCGTCCAGTTTTTTAATGCGGCTGGACAGAGCGTCGCTGACTTCTCTTTCCACATTGGCGAGCAGAACTTTTTGCGCCTGCTCTTTGTTCATGTTGGCGATCTTTTCGAGTTTTTCGATTTGATCGGCCTGGATTTTTTTAATTTTTTCTTTGGCCGCGTCGATTTCTTTGGCCTTGTCCTGCAATTTGGTGGTTTGGGCTTCCAGGTCCAAAAGTTTTTTGTCGAACAAATTTTCCCTGGTTTCCAATCTGTTTTGCAGTTCTTTCAATTCTTTTCTGCGGTTGTTTTCTTCTTTTTTGGCTTCGTCGATGATTTGAATGGCCTTTTCCCTGGCCGTGTACAAGATTTCTTGTTGCTTGGTCTTGGCCTCTTTGAGCATGTTTTCGGCCTTTGCTTCCGCGCCCCTGGCTTGATTGGCGGCAATGGCCTTTCTAATAAAATAACCGCTCAAAAAGCCAAGGCAGATAGCGGTTACACCGATAATAATATAAAGCATATTTTTCCGACCGGCGGAAAAATCAAGAGTTTGGATTGTAAAAATTCCCTTCGATCTCTAGACTGAGAACAGGTTGTTTGAGAGTCGCTTTTTTAGCTTTGCGAATATCATTTGAGTTGGTAATTTAAGCTAATTTTAGGGAATAATTTGTTGCGCCAATACTTTCGATTTTTCGACGATTCTATCATTTGGCTTATTAATTCTGTTTGAAGCTTATCATAATAGCCAATTTTTGTAAAGAGTGAGAATTCCCGAATTTTTTCATTGCGAAAGACAAAAAAAGAACCCCGCGTTTTCTAATGCGGGATCCTTTATCTATTATCAATATTGGTCTATTCTTTTTTATCTTCTTCTTCCGGCTTTTTTTCTTCAGGCTCCTTTTTTTCAGGCCTGTCGTTTCTCAAGCTCAATCCCAGTCGATGATCTTTGGGTTCGAGCGAGATTATTTTGAATTTCAGCTTGTCGCCCGGTTTGGCGATTTCGGAAGGATCGGAAATTTGCTTGTCAGTCAATTCGGAAATGTGCGCCAAGCCGTGAATGTCTTCGGCGAGTTCCACGAAAAGTCCGAAAGGATTGGTCTTTAAGACCGTGCCTTCCACGACATCGCCGACTTTGAATTTGTCTTCGATACCGTCCCAAGGATCTTCTTGCAATTTCTTTATGGACAAGAAGATTTTCGAGCGGTCGATATTGATGATTTCGGCTTTGATCGGTTGACCCACCTTAAACAATTCCTTGGGATCATCGATTCTCTGCCAAGCTAATTCGGAAATATGCACCAAACCCTCGAGGTTTTCGCCGAATTCCACAAAGGCTCCGAAATCGGTGACCGCCGTGATTTTTCCTTCCACCACGTCGCCGACTTTGTATTTGGCCAAAGTGTCTTTTTGGGTTTCTTCCCAAGCCGCTTTTTCCGAAACGATCAGTTTCTCTTGCTTCTCGTCAACGGTTAAAACTTTAACTTCGAATTTTGAACCCACGTAAGTTTTCAGTTTTTCCAGAATTTTCGTTTTATCTCCGCCTTGAATTCTCGGATAATGTTCCGGCGCCAATTGCGAAACGGGCAAAAACCCGGAAACGTGATTCAATGTGGCGAGCAAACCGCCTTTATTGGCGTCCGTGATTTTCACGGGCACTATCTTGCCTTCGCGCATGAATTCTTTCAATGTTTCCCAAGCTTTTTGAAAACCGGCATGGCGCAGTGAAAGCTCCATCTGGCCATGTTCGTTTTCGAGTTCCATGACCGTGGCCTCGATCTCAGTGCCCGGCTGAAGCTCGCTTAAGGTTTCGAATCCGCCGTATAATTCTCGGCCTCGAATAACGCCCGTGGTCAGGCCGGCTACGTCCACCAGGACTTCCTTGTGAGACGAATTTATAACCACTCCTTTAATCAAATCCCCGACGCTGGGAATCTGGGTGAACGCTTTGTTGTCTTGCAGCAAATTGTCGAATTCGCTGGCTTCTGTTGCGATAGACATGTAAATGTCTCCTTTCAAATATAAGATGGTAATAGTTTAGCAGATTTTTAGGGGGTGTCAAGAAGGGCTGTTTTGAGGCAAAGGAGGTAGCTTGTAGCTTGTTAGCTTATTAGGTGAAATTAAAGCATAAAGCCACCTACAAGCTCACTCCAAATATTTACTTTCTTGAAAAAATATGATAAATTAAACCCAGTTAATTCACTCAAAGATTTTATGAATATTTCATCTTTCGGGCATTCCTGCTTCAAATTGACCTGCAAATTCGAGGGTAAGGAATTGGTGATTATCACCGACCCGTACGATAAAAGTATCGGACTTCGGGTGCCGAAAATGTCGGCGGATATCGTCACGGTCAGCCACGATCATAAAGATCATTCAAACAGCGCGGCTGTTTCCGGAAATCTCGAAAATATCCCGTTTGTCATCACTCAGCCGGGAGAATATGAAATAAAAAAGGTATTCATCACCGGTTTTAATTCTTGGCATGACAATGAAGAGGGCGCAAAGCGCGGATCAAACATTATTTATAGATATGACGTCGAAGGCATGACCGTGGCGCATCTGGGAGATCTGGGATGCCAGCTGACCGAAGAGCAATTGGATCAATTGGGAGATGTTGATGTATTGTTTATTCCCGTGGGCGGCACTTATACGCTGGACGCGGCGGGCGCGGCCAAAGTGGTGCGCGAAATAGACCCGAGAATCGTTATTCCCATGCATTATCGCGAAGAAAACTTGAATTATGATTTGGACAGCGTCAACGCTTTTCGAAAAGAAATGGGCGGCGCGGCCGAGACTGAGAAAAAGATAAAATTATCCAAAAAGGCTTTGCCGGTAGAAGAGATCAAAATTATAATTTTGGAAAAATAATATGAACAGGGGGGAGCGTAAAATTCCAGTAAACATTCACGTGAATGCGGAAGAGAAAAGACAGCCGGCCGATGGAGCGGATTATTTTGAAGAGGCCGAGCAAGAAAAAACAGACTCGATAATCGACGAGTCTTCGGATCGCGTTGAGCGGGAAACGCCGGAGGAGCCAGTGTCCGAGGAAGACTTGGATAATAATATCATGCAAGGATTGATAGAACATCAGGAAGAAACCCCGTCCAAAAAAATCAGTCGAAAAAACAAGCGTGAATTGTTTTTGTGGTTCTTCGTGGCCATATTCAGCTTGGCTTTTTTGGCGGTTTGGCTGATCAATACGCGTATCAGTTTCAACGATATCGCCGTGAAATTGAGCGAGAGCGACAATCAAAAAAGCATCGATAGCATTTCCGATAAATTCAAGGAAGATTTCGATCAGATAAAAACCAACGTGTCGGATTATCAAATTTTTACGGATTATATAAAGAAGGAACAGAGTCAACAGCAGGCGATCGATGAATTGAAAAACAAACTGGAGAGCGAGTCGGACATAAAAAGTTTGCCGCAACCGCTCGAGCCGAATAATCAATAATAAAAAAACGGTTAGGCAATAATTTTTTTATTTATGCCAAAGAAAGACATGAAAATCAAACCGGTTGACGAGGGTGGCCAGAGCGAACCTGTCGCGGGCAAATTGATCCCTCAATCATTGGTTGAAGAAATGCAAAAATGCTATTTGGATTACGCGATGTCAGTCATCGTTTCCAGAGCATTGCCGGATGTGCGCGACGGATTGAAACCGGTTCATCGAAGAATTTTATACGCCATGTGGACGTTGGGGTTGAAATACTCGGGCAAATTCAGAAAATCCGCGACCGTGGTCGGCGAAGTGCTGGGTAAATACCATCCGCACGGCGACGTGGCCGTGTACGAATCAATGGTTCGTCTGGCTCAGTATTTTTCCATGAGATATACGTTGGTCAAAGGCCAAGGTAATTTCGGCTCAATGGATGGAGATCGCGCGGCGGCCATGAGGTACACGGAAGCCAAATTGGACGCGGTGGCCGAAGAATTGCTGTTTGATATTGATAAGGAAACCGTGGAATTCGTGCCAAATTACGACGGCACGCAAAAAGAACCTTTGGTTTTGCCGGCCAAGCTGCCGAATTTGCTTTTAAACGGCATGATGGGCATTGCCGTGGGCATGGCCACCAATATTCCGCCTCACAATTTAACGGAATTATGCAACGGTTTGGTGTATTTGATTGAAAATCCCGACGCTTACGTTGAAGACCTTATTAAATTCATTCCCGGACCGGATTTTCCGACCGGCGGTTTGATATTCGACAGCAGTGAAATCAAGCAGGCCTATGCCACGGGCAGAGGCAAAATCGTGATGCGCGCCAAGACCGAAATCGTCGAAGAAAAAAGCGGTCAATTTCGAATCTTGGTGACCGAAATGCCGTTTCAAGTCAATAAAGCCACTCTTTTGGAAAAAATCGCGGATTTGGTCAAGGACAAAAAATTGGAAGGCATCAAGGATTTACGAGACGAATCGTCGAAAGAAGGCGTTCGAATCGTTATCGAATTGAAAAAAGACACTTATCCGAAAAAAATATTGAATCGTTTGTTTCAATTGACACAATTGCAAAGCGCCTTCAACGTCAATATGTTGGCGTTGGTTGACGGCATTCAGCCGAAGGTGTTGACGCTCAAAGATATTTTGGGCGAATATCTTTCTCACCGCCGGATCGTGATCAGAAAAAGAACGGAATTCGAGTTGCGCAAGGCGGAAGATCGAGCGCATATCTTGGAAGGATTGAAAATCGCCCTTGATAATATCGACGCGGTCATCAAATTGATCAAACAGTCCAAAGATAAGGAAGAAGCGAAAATCGGTTTGATTAAAAAATTCAAACTCAGCGAACGCCAGGCCATTGCCATTTTGGAAATGAGATTGCAAAATCTCGCCAATTTGGAGAGTTTGAGGGTTTTGGAAGAATTGAAGGAAAAAATGGCCTTGATTAAAGAATTGAAAGCCATTTTAAGTTCCGATAAGAGGATTTCGGGCATTATCAAAGACGAACTGTTGGAAATTAAAGAAAAATACGGGGACGAGAGGCGCACGCAAATCGTGCCGGGCGGGGTGGGTGAATTCGCGCAAGAAGATTTGGTGCCCAATGAATCGACGATCGTGGTGATCACCAGAGACGGTTATATAAAAAGAGTGCCGCCGGAAACGTTCAAGTCTCAAAAAAGAGGAGGCAAGGGCGTGATCGGTTTGGCCACCAAAGAAGAGGACGTGGTCGAGCAATTCTTCACCACCATGACGCACAATAATTTATTGTTCTTCACCACTCGCGGACGAGTGTTTCAGCTCAAGTCATACGACGTGCCGCCAAGCGCCCGAACCACCAAAGGCCAGGCCATTGTTAATTTCCTGCAATTGGCGCCGCAAGAAAAAATTTCTTCTGTCTTGGTCATGGAAAAGTTGGCGAGCACCAAATATTTGATGATGGTGACCAAAAAAGGTTTGATTAAAAAAACTCCGCTTTCCGATTTCGCCAATGTCAGAAGATCCGGATTGATCGCCATCAAATTGAAAGACGAAGACAGATTGAAATGGGTCAAGCCGACTTCCGGCGCGGACCAAGTTTTCTTGGTGACCTCAAACGGCCAGTCCATTCGATTCGATGAGAAAAACGTCAGAGCCATGGGGCGTTCCGCGGCCGGCGTGCGCGGTATTCGTCTCAAAGGCGAGGACAAAGTGATCGGTATGGACGTTATGGACGCCAAGTTGTCAGCCGGTTATGAATTGATGGTGGCCACGGAACTGGGTTATGGCAAGAGAACGTCAATCAAGCAATATAAAGTTCAAAACAGAGGCGGTTCGGGTATCAGAACGGCTAAGGTCACTTCAAAGAACGGCAAAGCGATATTCGGCAAAGTGGTTGATCCCAAAGATCGCAAAGAACGAGACATTATTATCATTTCTCAAAAAGGTCAGGTGATCAGAATCCCGTTCACTTCCATTCCGAGCCTTGGTCGCGACACGCAGGGCGTTCGCATTATGCGATTTAAGGCGGCCGGGGACAGCGTGGCCAATATCGCGTTCGTGCAAATGCCGATTGAGGAAAAATAATTTTTAATAAATAAAAAATCGGCCGCCCGGCCGATTTTTTTGTTTGGCGCGTGTCATGGTAGAGACGCGCCACGGCGCGTCTCTACCAACCGGCGGCGGATCGCCGCCGTCGGTTTATACCACGCGCCAATGTCCGTCTTCTTTGATTATTTTTCCGTCCAAGGTGAATCCCGATGCGCGTCTGTGTCCGCCGCCGCCGAGGGCCATGGCCAATTTGGAAACGTCGATATTGTCTTTGGTCGTGCGGATACTGCCTTTTATTTTTCCCTCCCCGGTTTCTCTCAAAACAACTATGATGTTCGGCTGATACAAATTCATCAGGAAATTGGCAATGCCGTTGACCGAGTCATCATCGACGAAGTTGTCCGCCAAATCCTTTTCGGTAACGGCCGCGAAAGCGATTTTATATTTTTCATTGTATTTCAAACCGGAAAAGACCCTGCCCCAAAATTTTAAAGTCTTGAAGTTTTTGTTTTTCCATAAACTTTGCAAGGCCGCTTTTATTCTGGCGCCTCGGCTCATTAATTCCGAGGAAATTTCCATGCTCGCTTGCGTGGTGGCCGCGTTGGAAAAAAAGGTGGTGTCCGAGATAATGCCGGTCAAAAGCGAATTGAGCGATCCTTTGTCCAGCTTGATTAGATTGTTTTTAAATAATCGATAAACGATTTCGGAAGTGGAGGAGCTTTCGGGTTTAACGATATTGATATCGCCGTAATTGTTATTGGTGAAATGATGATCGATATTTATCAAAGTCGAGGTTTTGTCCCTGTTCATTATTAAATCGGCAATGCCGGTTTGTTTGATTTCCCCGCAATCAAGACAAACAATGGTTTGGAATTTGTTTAATTCGTTTTCAAGAATCGAATTGATTAAAACCAGTCGTGTTTCCTTCAATGACTCGGGCGTCAAATCCGCGCAAAAGCAGACGACGTTTTTTTTCTTTGTTTGGCAGTGATAAAAAAAAGCCGCGGCCGCACCGATGGTGTCCGCGTCAGGATTTCTATGACAGACGATTAAAACATCTCGGCTTTCGTCAATCTTGTCCAAAATTTTCTTTTCCAGTATTTTCATCTTTGATTTCATTAAGAATTTCTTCGATTTCCCGCGCCTTTTTTTCCGTTTTTTCGAAAACAAAACGCAATTTGGGGATTTTTCGAAACCTTGTTCCCTTGGCCAGCCATTTTTTAATTTCCCCGCTTCTTAAAATGAGGAATTTTTTGGCTTCATTTTCCTTGGAGTCCGGCAAAACGCTGAAATGGATTTTTGCGCTTTCCAGGTCGGGGGAACTGTCAACATTAGCAATGGTAATCAAAAAGTCAAGCGGGGCGTCAAGGCGCCTGGAGATGATTTCCGCGATTTCTTGGCTTAAAAGACTGTCCAATTTTTCTTTTCGATGCATATTTTCAGGGGTTGGTTAATATCGTTGATTTATAATAGCATTATTTCATATAAAGATAAAGGCGGGTTTTTTTTAGGTTGTTAGGTTTTTAGGGAGGTAGGTTCTTAGTATCTTGTTGGCCTTTCTAATAACCTAAAAACCTACAAGCTACCACCGCCTATTGCCTCTCCGGCCACCCATCGTTGTCATCTCGACCCCTCGACTTCGCTCGGGGCATGCCGTAGTGGAGAGATCCCTTTTTGTAATCAATGAGGGATTTCTCCATTCCGCCCTTCGGGGCTCCCTGCCTACCCTGCCTGCCGGCAGGCAGGCGGCAGGCAGGCGGGAATCCACAAAGCAGCGGTAGAATCATAAGCGGCGGCTTAAATCCACCTAATAAGCTAATAAGCTACAAGCTACTACGCCTATTGCCTCTCCTCATCGCCCATGATAAGTTTATATATATGAAGTCTCTAATAAAAAAATTCATTCCCAAAAGCGTTTTATCGCTTTACCACAAATTTTTGGCGATTGTGGCGCGTTTTGCGTTCGGCAATCCTTCTGAAAAAATGATTGTCATCGGCGTGACCGGCACGAACGGCAAGTCATCGACCGTAAAATTGATCGCCAAGGCCCTGGCGAGCGAAGGCGCCAAAGTCGGTTACACCTCCACTTCGGAATTTCAAATCGGCGACAAAGAATGGCTCAACAAAACGAAAATGACCATGCTCGGCCGTTTTCAATTGCAAAAACTTTTGAAAAAAATGGTTGACGCGGGTTGCCGATACGCGGTGGTGGAAGTTTCTTCGCAAGGCGTGGAGCAATTTCGCCATTTTGGCATTAATTTCGATTACGCTATTTTTACGAATTTAACTCCGGAGCACATCGAAGCTCATGGAGGTTTTGAAAATTACAAAAAAGCCAAAGGCAAATTTTTCAAATTCCTGACTTTGCGGCCGCGAAAGAAAATTAACGGTCAAGAAATCAAAAAAGTCATGGTCGTCAATCGAGACGACGAGCACTCCGATTATTTCCTGTCTTTTCCGGCTGACAAAAAATTGATTT
The genomic region above belongs to Candidatus Bipolaricaulota bacterium and contains:
- the gyrA gene encoding DNA gyrase subunit A, producing MPKKDMKIKPVDEGGQSEPVAGKLIPQSLVEEMQKCYLDYAMSVIVSRALPDVRDGLKPVHRRILYAMWTLGLKYSGKFRKSATVVGEVLGKYHPHGDVAVYESMVRLAQYFSMRYTLVKGQGNFGSMDGDRAAAMRYTEAKLDAVAEELLFDIDKETVEFVPNYDGTQKEPLVLPAKLPNLLLNGMMGIAVGMATNIPPHNLTELCNGLVYLIENPDAYVEDLIKFIPGPDFPTGGLIFDSSEIKQAYATGRGKIVMRAKTEIVEEKSGQFRILVTEMPFQVNKATLLEKIADLVKDKKLEGIKDLRDESSKEGVRIVIELKKDTYPKKILNRLFQLTQLQSAFNVNMLALVDGIQPKVLTLKDILGEYLSHRRIVIRKRTEFELRKAEDRAHILEGLKIALDNIDAVIKLIKQSKDKEEAKIGLIKKFKLSERQAIAILEMRLQNLANLESLRVLEELKEKMALIKELKAILSSDKRISGIIKDELLEIKEKYGDERRTQIVPGGVGEFAQEDLVPNESTIVVITRDGYIKRVPPETFKSQKRGGKGVIGLATKEEDVVEQFFTTMTHNNLLFFTTRGRVFQLKSYDVPPSARTTKGQAIVNFLQLAPQEKISSVLVMEKLASTKYLMMVTKKGLIKKTPLSDFANVRRSGLIAIKLKDEDRLKWVKPTSGADQVFLVTSNGQSIRFDEKNVRAMGRSAAGVRGIRLKGEDKVIGMDVMDAKLSAGYELMVATELGYGKRTSIKQYKVQNRGGSGIRTAKVTSKNGKAIFGKVVDPKDRKERDIIIISQKGQVIRIPFTSIPSLGRDTQGVRIMRFKAAGDSVANIAFVQMPIEEK
- a CDS encoding DUF1361 domain-containing protein; amino-acid sequence: MDISKRKVLIFSLAGLLSSLFLHERNLYSDAAFPISVRVTLLRFFIIAFPLLLGFLIAKQKKLNLPKIIFLILWTIFIPYTIYSISEIRHVAELCRLPENIFYTEMCLERAWSLIPTFIYAFGGVMIFVFSVVQVASSLYSKSIKKQLCILALCAYASFASVFGLYTRFNVWDGILHPVTAVKLAVDSFSLPWFISNFLIFTLFFMGIVFVVNKILRHAKEYIAE
- the rbfA gene encoding 30S ribosome-binding factor RbfA; the encoded protein is MHRKEKLDSLLSQEIAEIISRRLDAPLDFLITIANVDSSPDLESAKIHFSVLPDSKENEAKKFLILRSGEIKKWLAKGTRFRKIPKLRFVFEKTEKKAREIEEILNEIKDENTGKENFGQD
- a CDS encoding bifunctional oligoribonuclease/PAP phosphatase NrnA; the protein is MKILEKKILDKIDESRDVLIVCHRNPDADTIGAAAAFFYHCQTKKKNVVCFCADLTPESLKETRLVLINSILENELNKFQTIVCLDCGEIKQTGIADLIMNRDKTSTLINIDHHFTNNNYGDINIVKPESSSTSEIVYRLFKNNLIKLDKGSLNSLLTGIISDTTFFSNAATTQASMEISSELMSRGARIKAALQSLWKNKNFKTLKFWGRVFSGLKYNEKYKIAFAAVTEKDLADNFVDDDSVNGIANFLMNLYQPNIIVVLRETGEGKIKGSIRTTKDNIDVSKLAMALGGGGHRRASGFTLDGKIIKEDGHWRVV
- a CDS encoding MBL fold metallo-hydrolase, whose protein sequence is MNISSFGHSCFKLTCKFEGKELVIITDPYDKSIGLRVPKMSADIVTVSHDHKDHSNSAAVSGNLENIPFVITQPGEYEIKKVFITGFNSWHDNEEGAKRGSNIIYRYDVEGMTVAHLGDLGCQLTEEQLDQLGDVDVLFIPVGGTYTLDAAGAAKVVREIDPRIVIPMHYREENLNYDLDSVNAFRKEMGGAAETEKKIKLSKKALPVEEIKIIILEK
- a CDS encoding S1 RNA-binding domain-containing protein translates to MSIATEASEFDNLLQDNKAFTQIPSVGDLIKGVVINSSHKEVLVDVAGLTTGVIRGRELYGGFETLSELQPGTEIEATVMELENEHGQMELSLRHAGFQKAWETLKEFMREGKIVPVKITDANKGGLLATLNHVSGFLPVSQLAPEHYPRIQGGDKTKILEKLKTYVGSKFEVKVLTVDEKQEKLIVSEKAAWEETQKDTLAKYKVGDVVEGKITAVTDFGAFVEFGENLEGLVHISELAWQRIDDPKELFKVGQPIKAEIINIDRSKIFLSIKKLQEDPWDGIEDKFKVGDVVEGTVLKTNPFGLFVELAEDIHGLAHISELTDKQISDPSEIAKPGDKLKFKIISLEPKDHRLGLSLRNDRPEKKEPEEKKPEEEDKKE
- a CDS encoding radical SAM protein; protein product: MRIEPNVSTIYENKFPQNFVNDVNGWAFSQNEMKDNFGKLLTLDIDFGSFCNLNCPHCFRKNNNVDFGKNKIIDYDNIVNIVKEGKKLGLKSVKFLGAGEPFQEKRFLEFLRELKKLDIIPLIFTKGHVIGDDNEVKKWYSQYGISTGEELVEELKKVNASILLGFNSFDTEIQDKMIGNIKGYTLKRNRALELLAKAGFNKHNPTKLCLAANPITNDNYEEIFEIYKWGRIRNMYVIVCPTMISGRCAKEFEWHKITPSPEELIELYVKIYKFNLEKGIITMKQLEDEGIAPYAGGHPCNQVACGMYVTLTGKVLRCPGDDRTLLGDIWSESLRDIWFKSENYERAGTFNCVCPPKFGKSIPCDLFTKVMTRLKKDND
- the rny gene encoding ribonuclease Y, encoding MLYIIIGVTAICLGFLSGYFIRKAIAANQARGAEAKAENMLKEAKTKQQEILYTAREKAIQIIDEAKKEENNRRKELKELQNRLETRENLFDKKLLDLEAQTTKLQDKAKEIDAAKEKIKKIQADQIEKLEKIANMNKEQAQKVLLANVEREVSDALSSRIKKLDEEASLELDRQAKKMLANVIQRCAASQAVEITTSTVSLPSDEMKGRIIGREGRNIRTFEQLTGVEIVVDDTPEVITVSSFSPIRREVAKRALEKLIIDGRIHPAKIEEGIAEAKRELALEIKKAGEEACYQVGIAGLDPKLVQIIGRLKYRTSYGQNVLQHSMEVAHLSSLLAEQLGADVTVAKKAGFLHDIGKAVDHEIQGTHPEIGRDIAKKFNLPEEIIIPILTHHEDKPTTLEAIIVKAADAISGARPGARKDTYENYLQRLEELENIATKLEGVEKAYAIQAGREIRVFVQPEVINDIDAHKIAQQIAKNIEDELKYPGEIKVTVIRENRVIEYAR